From a region of the Candidatus Rhabdochlamydia porcellionis genome:
- the smpB gene encoding SsrA-binding protein SmpB translates to MSKHKESELVSNRRAFYDYEIIETFEAGIILSGTEVKSLRDHGGSLSDAYILISQQEKVLLKNASIAPYRFGNIFNHEDKRDRFLLLHKREIMRLKNLSQEKGFTLIPLSMYLKNGFVKVKVACAKGKKNYDKRQALKEKEHTKTIQQAMRNRID, encoded by the coding sequence ATGTCAAAACATAAGGAATCAGAACTTGTTTCTAATAGACGCGCTTTTTATGACTACGAAATTATAGAAACATTTGAAGCTGGTATTATTTTATCCGGCACAGAAGTAAAATCTTTGCGCGATCATGGGGGCAGTTTAAGTGATGCTTATATCTTAATATCACAACAAGAAAAAGTTCTTTTAAAAAATGCTTCCATTGCTCCCTATCGCTTTGGAAATATCTTTAACCATGAAGATAAACGAGATCGATTTTTGCTTTTACATAAACGAGAAATCATGAGATTAAAAAACCTCTCCCAAGAAAAAGGATTTACCCTAATCCCTCTTTCCATGTATCTAAAAAATGGATTTGTGAAAGTTAAAGTTGCTTGTGCAAAAGGTAAAAAGAATTATGACAAGAGACAAGCGCTAAAAGAAAAAGAACATACAAAAACAATTCAACAAGCAATGCGCAATCGCATAGACTGA
- the leuS gene encoding leucine--tRNA ligase, producing MTKKNYNHQAIEKKWQKIWEERQLFQVEIDASKPKYYILDMFPYPSGSGLHVGHVTGYTATDAIARYKRQKGFNVLHPMGWDSFGLPAEQYAIRTGTHPASTTQNNINTYRQQLKKLGFSYDWNREIATSDPKYYKWTQWLFTKLYNKGLAYEAEVLVNFCPTLGTVLANEEVENGKAKEGGYPIERRPLRQWMLKITSYADRLLKDLELVDWPDHLKRLQMNWIGRSEGAKVHFEETQTKQTITVFTTRPDTLFGVTYLVLSPEHPLVSSITTEPYRKQVQKYCKEISGKSDLERTELNKEKTGVWTGAFAKHPITGQDIPIWISDYVLMGYGTGAVMAVPAHDERDFAFAKIFHLPIIAVIIPNETDQDVQFGKLCWTEEGTYINSSLGSLNLHGLNLEAAKQAMVHWLQSQGKGEETVNYKLRDWLFSRQRYWGEPFPILHFSDGTRRVLDLDELPLCPPELKDFKPASTGESPLSKVKEWVHITDPKTCQIAQRETNTMPQWAGSCWYYLRFCDPHNPDKPWSEEAEKYWMPVDLYVGGIEHAVLHLLYARFWHKVFYDCGLVSTPEPFQTLRNQGLISARSYQLHQGGYVAPEEVCKENGKFFKLGTKELLHSQLEKMSKSKLNGVTPDHIICEYGADSLRLYEMFMGPFDKEKLWNSDAVNGCYRFLNRFYDLVTSDKICDEDTAEGLKLSHRLVYQVEKEIEAMQFNTAIAKMMEFINAFSPLDSYPKQALKMAIQVLYPFAPHIAEELWEYLGEMKSLTYQPFPIFDPSYLIDETVLYIVQINGKVRGKWSLPKEQTKEELLSFLQKQPQIIKYLHKPITKVIFIPDKLINLVCDV from the coding sequence ATGACAAAGAAAAATTATAACCATCAAGCAATTGAAAAAAAATGGCAAAAAATTTGGGAAGAAAGACAGTTATTTCAGGTCGAAATAGATGCTAGTAAGCCTAAGTATTATATTTTAGATATGTTTCCTTATCCTTCTGGTTCAGGGTTACATGTAGGCCATGTAACAGGATATACAGCAACAGATGCAATTGCGCGCTATAAAAGACAAAAAGGATTTAATGTACTTCACCCTATGGGATGGGATAGTTTTGGTTTGCCTGCAGAGCAATATGCTATTCGTACCGGAACTCATCCAGCAAGCACTACGCAAAATAATATTAATACCTATAGACAGCAACTTAAAAAGTTGGGATTTAGTTACGATTGGAATAGAGAAATTGCAACAAGCGATCCTAAGTATTATAAATGGACACAATGGCTTTTTACTAAACTATATAATAAAGGACTTGCTTATGAAGCAGAGGTTTTAGTCAATTTCTGTCCAACCTTAGGAACTGTTTTAGCTAATGAAGAAGTTGAAAATGGCAAAGCTAAAGAAGGAGGATATCCGATTGAGAGACGTCCTTTGCGCCAATGGATGCTTAAAATTACCTCTTATGCAGATCGTTTGCTTAAAGATCTAGAATTAGTAGATTGGCCAGATCACTTAAAAAGGTTACAAATGAATTGGATTGGACGTAGTGAAGGTGCAAAAGTTCACTTTGAAGAAACACAAACGAAACAAACAATCACTGTATTTACTACTCGTCCAGATACGTTATTTGGTGTGACTTATTTGGTACTATCTCCAGAGCATCCTCTTGTTTCATCAATTACAACAGAGCCTTATCGCAAACAAGTTCAAAAATATTGCAAAGAAATCTCTGGGAAGAGCGACTTGGAAAGGACAGAGCTTAATAAAGAGAAAACAGGTGTATGGACAGGTGCTTTTGCTAAACATCCTATTACAGGCCAAGATATTCCCATTTGGATTTCAGACTATGTGTTAATGGGATATGGAACAGGAGCTGTTATGGCAGTTCCTGCTCATGATGAAAGAGATTTTGCTTTTGCTAAAATCTTTCATCTACCCATTATCGCTGTTATCATTCCTAACGAAACCGATCAAGATGTGCAATTTGGCAAACTTTGTTGGACAGAAGAGGGGACATATATTAATAGCTCTTTGGGTTCTTTAAACTTACATGGTTTAAATTTAGAAGCAGCAAAGCAAGCAATGGTTCACTGGCTACAAAGCCAAGGAAAAGGAGAGGAAACCGTTAATTACAAACTGCGCGATTGGTTATTTTCTCGCCAACGTTATTGGGGTGAGCCTTTTCCTATTCTTCATTTCTCTGATGGTACTAGGCGGGTTTTAGATTTAGATGAGTTGCCTTTATGTCCTCCTGAATTAAAAGATTTTAAGCCAGCTTCTACTGGAGAGAGTCCTCTTTCTAAAGTTAAAGAGTGGGTACACATTACAGACCCTAAAACATGTCAAATAGCTCAAAGAGAAACAAATACCATGCCGCAGTGGGCGGGATCTTGTTGGTATTATTTACGTTTTTGTGATCCTCATAACCCAGATAAACCATGGAGTGAAGAAGCAGAAAAGTATTGGATGCCAGTAGATTTGTATGTAGGAGGGATAGAGCACGCAGTGCTTCATCTTTTGTACGCACGTTTTTGGCATAAAGTATTTTATGACTGTGGTCTTGTCAGCACTCCTGAACCTTTTCAAACCCTGCGCAATCAAGGTCTTATTTCAGCTAGATCTTATCAATTACATCAAGGCGGTTATGTAGCACCAGAGGAGGTCTGCAAAGAAAATGGCAAATTTTTTAAACTAGGTACCAAAGAGTTGCTACATTCCCAATTAGAAAAGATGTCTAAATCAAAACTCAATGGAGTAACACCAGATCACATTATTTGTGAATATGGAGCTGATTCCCTTCGTCTTTATGAGATGTTTATGGGTCCATTTGATAAAGAAAAACTCTGGAACAGCGATGCTGTAAATGGATGTTATCGCTTTTTAAATCGTTTTTATGACTTGGTTACTTCAGATAAAATTTGTGATGAAGATACAGCTGAAGGATTGAAGTTATCCCACCGTTTGGTCTATCAGGTTGAAAAAGAGATAGAGGCAATGCAATTTAATACAGCTATTGCTAAAATGATGGAATTTATCAATGCTTTTTCACCTCTTGATTCTTATCCTAAGCAAGCTCTAAAAATGGCTATTCAAGTATTGTACCCCTTTGCCCCTCATATTGCAGAAGAGTTGTGGGAATATTTAGGTGAAATGAAAAGCTTAACCTATCAGCCATTTCCTATTTTTGATCCAAGCTATTTAATAGATGAAACAGTCTTATATATAGTACAAATAAATGGTAAGGTAAGGGGGAAATGGTCTTTGCCTAAAGAACAAACCAAGGAAGAATTGCTATCTTTTTTACAAAAACAACCACAGATTATAAAATATTTACATAAGCCGATTACTAAAGTAATCTTTATTCCTGATAAACTGATTAATCTTGTATGCGATGTTTAG
- a CDS encoding 3-deoxy-D-manno-octulosonic acid transferase, whose amino-acid sequence MLLGLFALPKFLLSWSKYKGTILYRLGLKPPDLPLSSTPVIWIHAVSAGETKAAIPLVAQLQQTFPFAQIVVSNTTRAGHMEAKKNLPQAKAHFFLPLDFSWIMDRLVKQISPRALFLVESDFWFHLVYHVKKIGGKVVLVNGKISDRSYKRFQFFSYFTRKLFSLFDLFLVQNNAYFERFSHLISSHKIYITGNLKWDVKPDLLSSSQKEGLKEQFKLANKTIIIASTHDPEEKWLLEKLDLLWQLFPTLKVLIAPRHPERFQNVSSLLQKKNYSYALSSNPSQITGEEQVILIDQMGQLTKLYQIVDLAIVGGSFIPHVGGHNIFEPVSVGTPVLFGPHMHTQKDLQQQILAAHSGMEITLDSLVETISRLLSSPLSISQNSSSMQGATKKTIDLLQNVIELKAQAR is encoded by the coding sequence ATGTTACTAGGGTTATTTGCCCTGCCTAAGTTTCTTCTTTCTTGGAGTAAATACAAGGGAACTATTTTATATAGATTGGGATTAAAACCTCCTGATCTACCACTCTCTTCTACACCTGTAATTTGGATTCACGCTGTATCAGCAGGTGAGACAAAAGCTGCCATCCCTTTAGTAGCTCAACTACAACAAACTTTTCCTTTTGCACAAATTGTGGTTTCTAATACCACTCGTGCAGGGCACATGGAAGCTAAAAAAAATTTACCTCAAGCAAAAGCTCATTTTTTTCTTCCTTTGGATTTTTCATGGATTATGGACCGCTTAGTAAAACAAATATCACCCAGAGCCCTTTTCTTAGTAGAAAGTGACTTTTGGTTTCATTTGGTTTACCATGTAAAAAAAATAGGCGGAAAAGTTGTGCTAGTAAATGGAAAAATATCAGACCGCTCTTATAAAAGGTTTCAGTTTTTTTCTTATTTTACACGGAAATTATTTTCTTTATTTGATCTTTTTTTAGTACAAAACAACGCATATTTTGAAAGGTTTTCTCATCTTATTAGTTCTCATAAAATCTACATAACAGGTAATCTCAAGTGGGATGTTAAGCCAGATCTTCTATCTTCTTCTCAAAAAGAGGGTTTAAAAGAACAGTTTAAATTAGCTAATAAAACAATCATTATAGCTTCAACACATGATCCAGAAGAGAAGTGGTTACTTGAAAAACTAGATCTACTTTGGCAGTTATTTCCCACTTTAAAAGTGCTTATAGCCCCTCGTCATCCTGAACGTTTTCAAAACGTTAGTTCTCTACTACAAAAAAAGAACTACTCTTATGCTCTTTCATCTAATCCTTCCCAAATCACAGGAGAAGAACAGGTGATTTTAATTGATCAAATGGGACAGCTTACTAAGTTATATCAAATAGTCGATCTTGCTATTGTAGGGGGAAGCTTTATTCCCCATGTTGGAGGGCATAATATTTTTGAACCCGTATCGGTTGGAACGCCTGTGCTTTTTGGACCACACATGCACACACAAAAAGATTTACAACAACAGATCTTAGCAGCCCATAGTGGGATGGAGATTACCTTAGATAGTCTAGTTGAAACAATCTCCAGATTGCTCTCTTCCCCTTTATCTATTTCTCAAAATAGCTCTTCCATGCAAGGAGCAACTAAAAAAACTATCGACCTTTTGCAAAATGTTATTGAGCTAAAAGCTCAAGCGCGTTAA
- a CDS encoding U-box domain-containing protein, whose protein sequence is MILEKIRTAFPEINRTQEQDLLIGSTCLALTDQERDAIENLNFNKYQSSLDEKKSKEISLKVSETVASAQWWGKVTGCAAGGAGAGASAWYLAALSPFWTAASGVAGGYLGFHAGKQKGGDIGHAISMKNVTNSPEFVCWKDEKYVTVVLPTLSRYVDLDKESKTQLTCPITFDWMKEPVRAKDGHVYEKAAIIKHLATWPGRVTEMLALRPIQTLIPKDAQEILNTSSPFRNGYISIDELKELPGYYEETVRSLIFEYNMKVLNQRAIVNQANNQAQELPEEVAKVVKFYSMTQEKRDHIKADMRRDLLIHRVFRPDEQTEEDQALDLLTAAAKPPELIKFMV, encoded by the coding sequence ATGATACTAGAAAAAATTAGAACTGCTTTTCCAGAAATCAATCGAACACAAGAGCAAGATCTGCTGATTGGATCTACCTGCTTAGCTTTAACAGATCAAGAAAGAGACGCCATAGAAAATCTTAACTTTAACAAGTACCAATCTAGCCTTGACGAAAAAAAAAGCAAGGAGATCTCTTTGAAAGTATCAGAAACAGTAGCTAGCGCTCAATGGTGGGGAAAAGTTACTGGCTGTGCAGCCGGTGGAGCTGGTGCAGGAGCCTCCGCTTGGTATTTGGCTGCCTTATCGCCATTCTGGACTGCAGCAAGTGGAGTAGCAGGAGGATACTTAGGATTCCACGCTGGCAAGCAGAAGGGAGGAGATATTGGCCATGCAATATCTATGAAAAACGTGACTAACTCACCTGAATTTGTTTGTTGGAAAGATGAAAAGTATGTAACCGTAGTTCTTCCAACTCTTTCTAGATATGTCGATCTTGATAAAGAAAGCAAAACACAACTTACCTGTCCAATTACTTTTGATTGGATGAAAGAGCCTGTGCGAGCTAAAGACGGTCATGTCTATGAAAAAGCAGCGATTATTAAGCATTTAGCAACTTGGCCAGGAAGGGTAACGGAGATGCTCGCATTGCGGCCAATACAAACGCTTATTCCAAAAGATGCACAAGAAATTTTAAACACTAGTTCTCCTTTTAGAAACGGTTATATATCAATAGATGAATTAAAAGAACTTCCAGGTTATTACGAAGAAACTGTTAGATCATTAATATTCGAATATAATATGAAAGTTTTAAACCAACGTGCTATTGTTAATCAAGCTAACAATCAAGCACAAGAGTTGCCTGAAGAGGTAGCTAAAGTGGTTAAATTTTACTCAATGACTCAAGAGAAAAGGGACCATATTAAAGCTGATATGCGGAGAGATTTATTGATTCACAGGGTGTTCAGACCAGATGAACAAACGGAAGAAGATCAAGCTCTTGACCTTCTAACAGCAGCTGCTAAACCGCCAGAATTAATAAAATTCATGGTCTAA
- a CDS encoding AAA family ATPase — MLQSMKTQEKMNAIIGRRKELEMLQEIYESTEPQFLAVYGRRRIGKTFLISEFFKNKGIYFEITGMKEGSKTEQLFQFSYEFSRQFNQRKRTTPPENWAQALNLLHEAIERIKDKKIILFFDEVPWLASPRSKFLNALEHFWNRYISREKNVILIICGSSASWIIRNIINNKGGLYGRVTKKMRLLPFSLLETEKYLKSRHIELDRKQIIDIYMAMGGVPKYLSYIDRGKSATQIINDVCFSLNGGLYNEFDNLYRSLFENYEHHIAIVKALAKAVDGLTKNELLNKTKLTSGGTSSRIIEELIDAGFLIHVPSFNKKKAGGIYRLIDEYSLFYLTWIVENSKMGLESVDSEFWIKKQSTPKWNTWSGCAFESLCLKHIQKIKKALGISGISTIESGWRYLPKKAIKEQGAQIDLVIDRADKCINLCEMKYSSSEFIIDKPYEEKLQNKKSVFRKQTETTKTLFVTMVTTYGVKKNSHYLSVIDNQLTMDDLF, encoded by the coding sequence ATGTTACAATCGATGAAAACACAAGAAAAAATGAACGCTATTATTGGTCGAAGAAAAGAGTTGGAAATGCTCCAGGAGATTTATGAGTCAACGGAGCCTCAATTCCTTGCTGTTTATGGAAGAAGAAGAATAGGCAAAACATTCCTTATTAGTGAATTTTTTAAAAACAAAGGCATTTACTTTGAGATAACAGGAATGAAAGAAGGATCTAAAACGGAGCAACTTTTTCAATTTTCCTATGAATTTTCCCGTCAGTTTAATCAAAGGAAACGAACTACTCCTCCAGAAAATTGGGCTCAGGCCTTGAATTTATTGCATGAAGCTATTGAAAGAATAAAAGATAAAAAAATCATTCTTTTTTTTGATGAAGTTCCCTGGCTGGCTTCTCCCCGGTCTAAATTTTTAAATGCTCTAGAACACTTTTGGAATCGCTATATATCTAGAGAAAAAAATGTGATCCTTATTATTTGTGGATCTTCCGCATCCTGGATTATTAGAAACATTATAAACAACAAAGGAGGATTATATGGCAGAGTAACAAAAAAAATGCGCCTGCTTCCTTTTTCTCTCTTAGAAACAGAAAAATATCTTAAATCCCGTCATATTGAATTAGATAGAAAACAAATCATTGATATTTATATGGCAATGGGAGGAGTCCCAAAATATCTTTCTTACATAGACCGAGGCAAATCTGCAACTCAAATCATCAATGATGTGTGCTTTTCCTTAAATGGTGGGCTTTATAACGAATTTGATAATCTTTATAGGTCTCTTTTTGAGAACTATGAGCATCATATAGCTATCGTAAAAGCTCTTGCTAAGGCTGTAGATGGACTTACAAAAAACGAACTTTTAAACAAAACAAAGTTAACCTCAGGTGGAACCTCAAGCAGAATTATTGAAGAATTAATCGATGCGGGTTTTCTTATACATGTTCCTTCCTTTAACAAAAAAAAAGCTGGAGGAATTTATCGGCTGATTGACGAATACTCGCTTTTTTACCTAACCTGGATTGTAGAAAACTCTAAGATGGGTTTAGAAAGTGTTGATTCAGAATTCTGGATAAAGAAACAGAGCACACCCAAGTGGAATACATGGAGTGGCTGTGCCTTTGAATCGCTTTGCTTAAAACACATACAGAAAATAAAAAAAGCGCTTGGTATTTCAGGTATAAGCACCATTGAGTCAGGGTGGCGCTATCTGCCTAAAAAAGCAATTAAGGAGCAAGGGGCGCAAATAGATCTTGTTATAGATAGAGCAGATAAATGTATCAATTTATGTGAAATGAAATATAGCTCTTCGGAATTTATCATCGATAAACCTTATGAAGAAAAATTACAGAATAAAAAAAGTGTTTTTAGAAAGCAAACAGAAACTACTAAAACTCTATTTGTGACCATGGTAACTACGTATGGTGTTAAAAAGAATTCACATTATCTGTCAGTGATTGATAACCAACTGACAATGGATGATCTTTTTTGA
- a CDS encoding glycosyltransferase family 2 protein: MITVIVLTKNSQETLEDTLSSVRGFPEVLVYDTGSTDTTLDIAKQFPNVKINQSEFIGFGPTRNKAAKSATHDWILALDSDEVLSSKLSQEILNTSLDPNFVYQIDRHNFFNGKWIKSCGGWYPDPIIRLYHRKKTQFTNSMVHEKVSSQEMQIHPFSYPLFHIPYRNIHDFLKKMQVYSDFFAAQKKTSKPVSLAQAIFHGSFAFFKSYFLKKGLKQGVEGFIISTYNGHTTFYKYLKLREAQKKSELKT, translated from the coding sequence ATGATTACAGTAATTGTTCTTACAAAAAACTCTCAAGAAACCCTAGAAGATACACTCTCCTCTGTACGAGGCTTTCCCGAAGTATTAGTCTATGACACAGGTTCAACCGATACAACATTAGATATAGCTAAACAATTCCCTAATGTCAAAATAAACCAATCTGAGTTTATTGGGTTTGGTCCTACTCGAAACAAAGCTGCTAAATCAGCCACTCACGACTGGATTCTAGCCTTAGACAGCGATGAGGTCCTTTCTTCCAAACTATCTCAAGAGATTCTAAACACCTCTTTAGACCCCAACTTTGTCTATCAAATAGATCGACATAATTTCTTTAATGGGAAGTGGATTAAAAGCTGCGGAGGCTGGTATCCAGATCCGATCATCCGTTTATATCACAGAAAAAAAACCCAATTTACCAATTCTATGGTTCATGAAAAAGTCTCTTCTCAAGAGATGCAAATCCACCCCTTCTCTTATCCCCTCTTTCATATACCTTATCGAAACATCCATGACTTTCTGAAAAAAATGCAAGTCTACTCAGATTTTTTTGCTGCTCAGAAAAAAACCTCTAAGCCAGTTTCCTTAGCTCAAGCCATTTTTCATGGCTCTTTTGCTTTTTTCAAAAGCTACTTTCTAAAAAAAGGTTTAAAGCAAGGCGTTGAAGGTTTTATTATTTCAACCTATAATGGACATACTACTTTTTACAAATATTTAAAATTACGAGAAGCACAGAAAAAATCTGAATTAAAAACTTAA
- a CDS encoding guanosine monophosphate reductase yields the protein MSIKNAYTFDDIALVPQFNNVPSRTEPSLETWLTKKLKMSQPILCSNMDTTIGETLTPILLQEGSIPIFHRFANFEIQKQWVEKYTDKIFISCGIQNIDQTRRLLDLGAAGVCIDVAHGHSDRMFYFIQELKRTHPDKEIIAGNVCTAMAYHDLVNAGADAVKVGVGPGAACTTRMVTGFGVPQFTAIYDCAKIAEKLRVPLIADGGIRNSRDLVLALAAGASTVMIGKLFAMTEESSSPKRDSENGREAKFRGQASADFQTDFYGGLKDKTVAEGIDFWGPVSGSAKELIDSLLGGLRSGLTYGGARNIKELQRKAEFVIVTANYLGESCPRPICFS from the coding sequence ATGTCTATAAAAAATGCATATACTTTTGATGATATAGCTCTTGTTCCGCAATTCAATAATGTTCCTTCTCGTACAGAGCCTTCTTTAGAGACGTGGCTAACTAAAAAACTTAAGATGTCACAACCGATCTTATGTTCCAATATGGATACAACAATAGGAGAGACACTAACTCCTATTTTACTACAAGAAGGGTCCATACCTATTTTTCATCGTTTTGCCAACTTTGAAATACAAAAGCAGTGGGTTGAGAAATACACAGATAAAATATTTATCTCATGTGGAATTCAAAATATTGATCAAACAAGGCGGTTACTTGACTTAGGAGCAGCTGGTGTATGTATTGATGTAGCACACGGCCACTCAGATAGAATGTTCTATTTTATTCAAGAGCTTAAACGCACTCACCCAGATAAAGAGATCATAGCGGGGAATGTATGTACCGCTATGGCATATCACGATCTGGTTAATGCAGGTGCTGATGCAGTAAAAGTAGGTGTTGGTCCAGGAGCTGCTTGTACAACTCGTATGGTAACCGGTTTTGGAGTGCCTCAATTTACAGCGATTTACGATTGTGCAAAAATAGCGGAAAAACTTCGTGTTCCCTTAATCGCGGATGGGGGAATTCGCAATAGCCGGGATTTGGTACTTGCTTTAGCAGCAGGTGCTAGCACTGTTATGATTGGAAAATTATTTGCTATGACAGAAGAGAGCTCATCTCCTAAGAGAGACTCTGAAAATGGAAGAGAAGCTAAATTTAGAGGCCAAGCTAGTGCTGATTTTCAAACCGACTTTTATGGAGGGTTAAAGGATAAAACAGTTGCTGAAGGGATCGACTTTTGGGGCCCTGTTAGCGGATCGGCTAAAGAGTTGATAGATTCTCTTTTAGGGGGCTTGCGCAGCGGATTAACCTATGGAGGGGCTCGCAATATTAAAGAATTGCAGCGCAAAGCTGAATTCGTAATAGTCACAGCTAATTATCTAGGAGAAAGTTGCCCTAGACCCATCTGTTTTTCTTAA
- a CDS encoding Npt1/Npt2 family nucleotide transporter, which translates to MQFRQELNKFSKTERLFIMGAMLCGFFILADYSIIYPVSNSLFISTYGTQFFPYAWLVSIPLNLLLVGLYNKYLPKLGCLKTYLILAGSTVAINYSCALFIKQHASLSFFLYVWKDVYVMLMFQQLWSVIHSTVSLKRAKYLYGIFFGVGGLGSLTGSLLPGFFAVKMGSESLLYITLPLYLCLTAAFILTLKKSNTGVSLPLEEKKDARDALMHGIQLILNSRILVFIALSVLFMQLSATLIDYQFNIFLEKSITVKDLRTEYTGRMQAIGLSFTVLMQFLGTYLLVQRVGVKRLHIALPSILCIMSILCFLFPSFGIVTFTVILLRSYNSSLFSIIKEMLYIPLNPDQKFRAKAFIDVFLFRFAKIFASLIILSLQFALTTLLLPVLNWISISVCVTWIVFAVYLFKKMTPSLEVGENV; encoded by the coding sequence ATGCAATTTAGGCAAGAACTTAATAAATTTTCTAAAACAGAGCGCTTGTTTATTATGGGCGCCATGCTTTGCGGATTTTTTATTTTAGCTGATTATTCTATCATTTACCCTGTAAGTAATTCTTTGTTTATTTCTACTTATGGAACACAATTTTTCCCCTATGCTTGGCTGGTATCCATCCCTTTAAATCTACTGCTTGTTGGACTGTATAATAAATATTTACCTAAGCTTGGTTGCTTAAAAACCTATTTAATACTAGCAGGCAGCACTGTAGCTATAAACTATTCTTGCGCTTTATTTATTAAACAACATGCCTCTTTATCTTTTTTCCTCTATGTTTGGAAAGATGTTTACGTCATGCTGATGTTTCAACAGCTATGGTCTGTAATCCATTCTACCGTGTCATTAAAGCGGGCTAAATATCTTTATGGAATTTTTTTTGGCGTAGGGGGATTAGGATCGCTAACTGGGAGCTTGTTGCCAGGTTTTTTTGCAGTGAAAATGGGATCCGAGTCTTTACTATACATTACGTTACCTCTTTATTTGTGTTTAACAGCTGCTTTTATACTCACCTTGAAAAAGAGTAATACAGGGGTATCTCTTCCTTTAGAAGAAAAAAAAGATGCTAGAGACGCCTTAATGCATGGGATTCAACTCATTCTGAATTCTAGAATATTGGTTTTTATTGCTTTAAGTGTTCTTTTTATGCAACTTAGCGCTACTTTAATCGACTATCAATTTAATATTTTTTTAGAGAAATCCATTACGGTTAAAGATCTACGAACAGAATATACCGGCCGAATGCAAGCCATTGGTTTAAGCTTCACGGTACTTATGCAATTTCTTGGAACTTATTTACTTGTACAAAGAGTCGGCGTAAAACGTTTGCATATCGCCCTGCCCTCTATTTTATGTATTATGAGTATTCTTTGTTTTCTTTTTCCCAGTTTTGGGATAGTCACTTTTACGGTTATCCTTTTGAGATCTTATAACTCCTCTTTATTTAGCATCATCAAGGAAATGCTATATATTCCTTTAAACCCTGACCAAAAGTTTCGGGCAAAAGCCTTTATTGATGTGTTTCTCTTCCGTTTTGCCAAAATATTTGCATCCTTGATTATTTTAAGCCTACAATTTGCCTTAACCACGCTGTTACTGCCTGTCCTCAATTGGATTAGTATTAGTGTCTGTGTAACTTGGATAGTTTTTGCGGTATATCTATTTAAAAAAATGACTCCTTCGTTAGAAGTAGGGGAAAATGTTTAA